The proteins below come from a single Aegilops tauschii subsp. strangulata cultivar AL8/78 chromosome 6, Aet v6.0, whole genome shotgun sequence genomic window:
- the LOC109766176 gene encoding uncharacterized protein isoform X1, with amino-acid sequence MFLLLLRQFQREKIYGDGQSQLLGTVGQQNNVKSKETFLDDREMQPSYKRPAVDKNNESFIHDENVQQEKENTSADKGSLSEESTSQDALCVSKTNSKQKRVYSNSRSQQLGTVGWQNNVMSKENFLYDMEMQPSNKRPSKDKNKDTSIHDEHVQQEKENTSADKLRCQNTSKISRGANATKHANKQQCSTTNCLGADSIDVGTVVFLKSLGNPNRNVALGTLQSIEPEYKVEGVHLDKFNNGVTWTRGCGTPSRC; translated from the exons ATGTTCCTTCTATTGCTAAGACAATTTCAAAGAGAAAA AATTTATGGCGACGGTCAGAGTCAACTACTTGGTACTGTTGGGCAACAGAATAATGTGAAG AGCAAGGAAACATTTCTCGATGACAGGGAGATGCAACCATCATACAAACGTCCTGCTGTGGATAAG AACAATGAGTCTTTCATCCACGATGAAAATGTGCAACAAGAGAAGGAAAACACCAGTGCAGATAAG GGTTCTTTGAGTGAGGAGTCTACATCTCAAGATGCTCTTTGTGTTAGCAAGACAAATTCAAAACAAAAA AGAGTATATAGCAATAGTCGTAGTCAACAACTTGGCACAGTTGGGTGGCAAAATAATGTGATG AGCAAGGAAAACTTTCTCTATGACATGGAGATGCAACCATCAAACAAACGTCCTTCTAAGGATAAG AATAAAGATACTTCTATCCATGATGAACATGTGCAACAAGAGAAAGAAAACACTAGTGCAGATAAG CTTCGTTGCCAGAACACTAGTAAGATCTCAAGAGGAGCTAATGCAACAAAGCATGCCAAT AAACAACAATGCAGTACAACAAATTGCCTGGGTGCTGACTCGATAGAT GTTGGCACTGTAGTATTTTTGAAGAGCTTGGGAAATCCAAACAGGAATGTTGCTCTTGGTACGCTCCAAAGCATTGAACCAGAATATAAAGTTGAGGGTGTTCATCTTG ataagttcaacaatggagtgacatggacaagaggatgtggaaccccttcaagatgctaa
- the LOC109766176 gene encoding uncharacterized protein isoform X8: protein MFLLLLRQFQREKIYGDGQSQLLGTVGQQNNVKSKETFLDDREMQPSYKRPAVDKNNESFIHDENVQQEKENTSADKSKENFLYDMEMQPSNKRPSKDKNKDTSIHDEHVQQEKENTSADKNTSKISRGANATKHANKQQCSTTNCLGADSIDVGTVVFLKSLGNPNRNVALGTLQSIEPEYKVEGVHLDKFNNGVTWTRGCGTPSRC from the exons ATGTTCCTTCTATTGCTAAGACAATTTCAAAGAGAAAA AATTTATGGCGACGGTCAGAGTCAACTACTTGGTACTGTTGGGCAACAGAATAATGTGAAG AGCAAGGAAACATTTCTCGATGACAGGGAGATGCAACCATCATACAAACGTCCTGCTGTGGATAAG AACAATGAGTCTTTCATCCACGATGAAAATGTGCAACAAGAGAAGGAAAACACCAGTGCAGATAAG AGCAAGGAAAACTTTCTCTATGACATGGAGATGCAACCATCAAACAAACGTCCTTCTAAGGATAAG AATAAAGATACTTCTATCCATGATGAACATGTGCAACAAGAGAAAGAAAACACTAGTGCAGATAAG AACACTAGTAAGATCTCAAGAGGAGCTAATGCAACAAAGCATGCCAAT AAACAACAATGCAGTACAACAAATTGCCTGGGTGCTGACTCGATAGAT GTTGGCACTGTAGTATTTTTGAAGAGCTTGGGAAATCCAAACAGGAATGTTGCTCTTGGTACGCTCCAAAGCATTGAACCAGAATATAAAGTTGAGGGTGTTCATCTTG ataagttcaacaatggagtgacatggacaagaggatgtggaaccccttcaagatgctaa
- the LOC109766176 gene encoding uncharacterized protein isoform X7, giving the protein MFLLLLRQFQREKIYGDGQSQLLGTVGQQNNVKSKETFLDDREMQPSYKRPAVDKNNESFIHDENVQQEKENTSADKSKENFLYDMEMQPSNKRPSKDKNKDTSIHDEHVQQEKENTSADKLRCQNTSKISRGANATKHANKQQCSTTNCLGADSIDVGTVVFLKSLGNPNRNVALGTLQSIEPEYKVEGVHLDKFNNGVTWTRGCGTPSRC; this is encoded by the exons ATGTTCCTTCTATTGCTAAGACAATTTCAAAGAGAAAA AATTTATGGCGACGGTCAGAGTCAACTACTTGGTACTGTTGGGCAACAGAATAATGTGAAG AGCAAGGAAACATTTCTCGATGACAGGGAGATGCAACCATCATACAAACGTCCTGCTGTGGATAAG AACAATGAGTCTTTCATCCACGATGAAAATGTGCAACAAGAGAAGGAAAACACCAGTGCAGATAAG AGCAAGGAAAACTTTCTCTATGACATGGAGATGCAACCATCAAACAAACGTCCTTCTAAGGATAAG AATAAAGATACTTCTATCCATGATGAACATGTGCAACAAGAGAAAGAAAACACTAGTGCAGATAAG CTTCGTTGCCAGAACACTAGTAAGATCTCAAGAGGAGCTAATGCAACAAAGCATGCCAAT AAACAACAATGCAGTACAACAAATTGCCTGGGTGCTGACTCGATAGAT GTTGGCACTGTAGTATTTTTGAAGAGCTTGGGAAATCCAAACAGGAATGTTGCTCTTGGTACGCTCCAAAGCATTGAACCAGAATATAAAGTTGAGGGTGTTCATCTTG ataagttcaacaatggagtgacatggacaagaggatgtggaaccccttcaagatgctaa
- the LOC109766176 gene encoding uncharacterized protein isoform X5, which yields MFLLLLRQFQREKIYGDGQSQLLGTVGQQNNVKSKETFLDDREMQPSYKRPAVDKNNESFIHDENVQQEKENTSADKGSLSEESTSQDALCVSKTNSKQKSKENFLYDMEMQPSNKRPSKDKNKDTSIHDEHVQQEKENTSADKLRCQNTSKISRGANATKHANKQQCSTTNCLGADSIDVGTVVFLKSLGNPNRNVALGTLQSIEPEYKVEGVHLDKFNNGVTWTRGCGTPSRC from the exons ATGTTCCTTCTATTGCTAAGACAATTTCAAAGAGAAAA AATTTATGGCGACGGTCAGAGTCAACTACTTGGTACTGTTGGGCAACAGAATAATGTGAAG AGCAAGGAAACATTTCTCGATGACAGGGAGATGCAACCATCATACAAACGTCCTGCTGTGGATAAG AACAATGAGTCTTTCATCCACGATGAAAATGTGCAACAAGAGAAGGAAAACACCAGTGCAGATAAG GGTTCTTTGAGTGAGGAGTCTACATCTCAAGATGCTCTTTGTGTTAGCAAGACAAATTCAAAACAAAAA AGCAAGGAAAACTTTCTCTATGACATGGAGATGCAACCATCAAACAAACGTCCTTCTAAGGATAAG AATAAAGATACTTCTATCCATGATGAACATGTGCAACAAGAGAAAGAAAACACTAGTGCAGATAAG CTTCGTTGCCAGAACACTAGTAAGATCTCAAGAGGAGCTAATGCAACAAAGCATGCCAAT AAACAACAATGCAGTACAACAAATTGCCTGGGTGCTGACTCGATAGAT GTTGGCACTGTAGTATTTTTGAAGAGCTTGGGAAATCCAAACAGGAATGTTGCTCTTGGTACGCTCCAAAGCATTGAACCAGAATATAAAGTTGAGGGTGTTCATCTTG ataagttcaacaatggagtgacatggacaagaggatgtggaaccccttcaagatgctaa
- the LOC109766176 gene encoding uncharacterized protein isoform X2: MFLLLLRQFQREKIYGDGQSQLLGTVGQQNNVKSKETFLDDREMQPSYKRPAVDKNNESFIHDENVQQEKENTSADKGSLSEESTSQDALCVSKTNSKQKRVYSNSRSQQLGTVGWQNNVMSKENFLYDMEMQPSNKRPSKDKNKDTSIHDEHVQQEKENTSADKNTSKISRGANATKHANKQQCSTTNCLGADSIDVGTVVFLKSLGNPNRNVALGTLQSIEPEYKVEGVHLDKFNNGVTWTRGCGTPSRC; encoded by the exons ATGTTCCTTCTATTGCTAAGACAATTTCAAAGAGAAAA AATTTATGGCGACGGTCAGAGTCAACTACTTGGTACTGTTGGGCAACAGAATAATGTGAAG AGCAAGGAAACATTTCTCGATGACAGGGAGATGCAACCATCATACAAACGTCCTGCTGTGGATAAG AACAATGAGTCTTTCATCCACGATGAAAATGTGCAACAAGAGAAGGAAAACACCAGTGCAGATAAG GGTTCTTTGAGTGAGGAGTCTACATCTCAAGATGCTCTTTGTGTTAGCAAGACAAATTCAAAACAAAAA AGAGTATATAGCAATAGTCGTAGTCAACAACTTGGCACAGTTGGGTGGCAAAATAATGTGATG AGCAAGGAAAACTTTCTCTATGACATGGAGATGCAACCATCAAACAAACGTCCTTCTAAGGATAAG AATAAAGATACTTCTATCCATGATGAACATGTGCAACAAGAGAAAGAAAACACTAGTGCAGATAAG AACACTAGTAAGATCTCAAGAGGAGCTAATGCAACAAAGCATGCCAAT AAACAACAATGCAGTACAACAAATTGCCTGGGTGCTGACTCGATAGAT GTTGGCACTGTAGTATTTTTGAAGAGCTTGGGAAATCCAAACAGGAATGTTGCTCTTGGTACGCTCCAAAGCATTGAACCAGAATATAAAGTTGAGGGTGTTCATCTTG ataagttcaacaatggagtgacatggacaagaggatgtggaaccccttcaagatgctaa
- the LOC109766176 gene encoding uncharacterized protein isoform X4 → MFLLLLRQFQREKIYGDGQSQLLGTVGQQNNVKSKETFLDDREMQPSYKRPAVDKNNESFIHDENVQQEKENTSADKGSLSEESTSQDALCVSKTNSKQKRVYSNSRSQQLGTVGWQNNVMSKENFLYDMEMQPSNKRPSKDKNKDTSIHDEHVQQEKENTSADKLRCQNTSKISRGANATKHANKQQCSTTNCLGADSIDVGTVVFLKSLGNPNRNVALDKFNNGVTWTRGCGTPSRC, encoded by the exons ATGTTCCTTCTATTGCTAAGACAATTTCAAAGAGAAAA AATTTATGGCGACGGTCAGAGTCAACTACTTGGTACTGTTGGGCAACAGAATAATGTGAAG AGCAAGGAAACATTTCTCGATGACAGGGAGATGCAACCATCATACAAACGTCCTGCTGTGGATAAG AACAATGAGTCTTTCATCCACGATGAAAATGTGCAACAAGAGAAGGAAAACACCAGTGCAGATAAG GGTTCTTTGAGTGAGGAGTCTACATCTCAAGATGCTCTTTGTGTTAGCAAGACAAATTCAAAACAAAAA AGAGTATATAGCAATAGTCGTAGTCAACAACTTGGCACAGTTGGGTGGCAAAATAATGTGATG AGCAAGGAAAACTTTCTCTATGACATGGAGATGCAACCATCAAACAAACGTCCTTCTAAGGATAAG AATAAAGATACTTCTATCCATGATGAACATGTGCAACAAGAGAAAGAAAACACTAGTGCAGATAAG CTTCGTTGCCAGAACACTAGTAAGATCTCAAGAGGAGCTAATGCAACAAAGCATGCCAAT AAACAACAATGCAGTACAACAAATTGCCTGGGTGCTGACTCGATAGAT GTTGGCACTGTAGTATTTTTGAAGAGCTTGGGAAATCCAAACAGGAATGTTGCTCTTG ataagttcaacaatggagtgacatggacaagaggatgtggaaccccttcaagatgctaa
- the LOC109766176 gene encoding uncharacterized protein isoform X6 — translation MQPSYKRPAVDKNNESFIHDENVQQEKENTSADKGSLSEESTSQDALCVSKTNSKQKRVYSNSRSQQLGTVGWQNNVMSKENFLYDMEMQPSNKRPSKDKNKDTSIHDEHVQQEKENTSADKLRCQNTSKISRGANATKHANKQQCSTTNCLGADSIDVGTVVFLKSLGNPNRNVALGTLQSIEPEYKVEGVHLDKFNNGVTWTRGCGTPSRC, via the exons ATGCAACCATCATACAAACGTCCTGCTGTGGATAAG AACAATGAGTCTTTCATCCACGATGAAAATGTGCAACAAGAGAAGGAAAACACCAGTGCAGATAAG GGTTCTTTGAGTGAGGAGTCTACATCTCAAGATGCTCTTTGTGTTAGCAAGACAAATTCAAAACAAAAA AGAGTATATAGCAATAGTCGTAGTCAACAACTTGGCACAGTTGGGTGGCAAAATAATGTGATG AGCAAGGAAAACTTTCTCTATGACATGGAGATGCAACCATCAAACAAACGTCCTTCTAAGGATAAG AATAAAGATACTTCTATCCATGATGAACATGTGCAACAAGAGAAAGAAAACACTAGTGCAGATAAG CTTCGTTGCCAGAACACTAGTAAGATCTCAAGAGGAGCTAATGCAACAAAGCATGCCAAT AAACAACAATGCAGTACAACAAATTGCCTGGGTGCTGACTCGATAGAT GTTGGCACTGTAGTATTTTTGAAGAGCTTGGGAAATCCAAACAGGAATGTTGCTCTTGGTACGCTCCAAAGCATTGAACCAGAATATAAAGTTGAGGGTGTTCATCTTG ataagttcaacaatggagtgacatggacaagaggatgtggaaccccttcaagatgctaa
- the LOC109766176 gene encoding uncharacterized protein isoform X3 codes for MFLLLLRQFQREKIYGDGQSQLLGTVGQQNNVKSKETFLDDREMQPSYKRPAVDKNNESFIHDENVQQEKENTSADKGSLSEESTSQDALCVSKTNSKQKRVYSNSRSQQLGTVGWQNNVMSKENFLYDMEMQPSNKRPSKDKNKDTSIHDEHVQQEKENTSADKLRCQNTSKISRGANATKHANKQQCSTTNCLGADSIDVGTVVFLKSLGNPNRNVALGTLQSIEPEYKVEGVHLVCFR; via the exons ATGTTCCTTCTATTGCTAAGACAATTTCAAAGAGAAAA AATTTATGGCGACGGTCAGAGTCAACTACTTGGTACTGTTGGGCAACAGAATAATGTGAAG AGCAAGGAAACATTTCTCGATGACAGGGAGATGCAACCATCATACAAACGTCCTGCTGTGGATAAG AACAATGAGTCTTTCATCCACGATGAAAATGTGCAACAAGAGAAGGAAAACACCAGTGCAGATAAG GGTTCTTTGAGTGAGGAGTCTACATCTCAAGATGCTCTTTGTGTTAGCAAGACAAATTCAAAACAAAAA AGAGTATATAGCAATAGTCGTAGTCAACAACTTGGCACAGTTGGGTGGCAAAATAATGTGATG AGCAAGGAAAACTTTCTCTATGACATGGAGATGCAACCATCAAACAAACGTCCTTCTAAGGATAAG AATAAAGATACTTCTATCCATGATGAACATGTGCAACAAGAGAAAGAAAACACTAGTGCAGATAAG CTTCGTTGCCAGAACACTAGTAAGATCTCAAGAGGAGCTAATGCAACAAAGCATGCCAAT AAACAACAATGCAGTACAACAAATTGCCTGGGTGCTGACTCGATAGAT GTTGGCACTGTAGTATTTTTGAAGAGCTTGGGAAATCCAAACAGGAATGTTGCTCTTGGTACGCTCCAAAGCATTGAACCAGAATATAAAGTTGAGGGTGTTCATCTTG tatgtttcagataa
- the LOC109766176 gene encoding uncharacterized protein isoform X10 — protein MEVNNTNVPKGVIKDQWITLVSNWMTPKAQRLKDPEKKYPHRAVLYMHTHKHKSDKKMNEQVVDLKKRIAANPNLVDTSRGKTAWKGDVLNAVLGPDKPGHVHGLGLVPNPNQVFDVSTSRHFQNIHLSSLEDTSNEDLLAVRLKMEKLEKRVENQDAKILELKGKTKNSEGQGSLDQISKSRDVPSIAKTISKRKVCVFTKV, from the exons ATGGAAGTGAATAACACCAATGTTCCAAAGGGTGTGATTAAGGATCAGTGGATTACTCTGGTCAGTAATTGGATGACCCCAAAGGCACAG AGACTAAAGGATCCGGAAAAGAAGTACCCACACAGGGCTGTCTTATACATGCATACACATAAGCACAAAAGCGACAAGAAAATGAATGAACAAGTG GTTGATTTGAAGAAACGTATAGCGGCGAATCCAAATTTAGTAGATACTAGTAGAGGAAAGACAGCATGGAAAGGAGATGTTTTGAATGCAGTACTTGGCCCAGACAAGCCTGGACATGTACATGGCCTCGGACTAGTTCCGAATCCAAATCAAGTCTTTGATGTGTCAACTTCACGCCACTTTCAGAATATACACCTTAGTTCATTGGAGGATACATCGAATGAAGATCTTTTGGCTGTCAGACTTAAGATGGAGAAGTTGGAGAAAAGAGTGGAAAACCAAGATGCCAAAATTCTGGAACTAAAAGGGAAGACAAAAAACTCTGAAGGACAG GGTTCTTTGGATCAGATATCTAAATCTCGAGATGTTCCTTCTATTGCTAAGACAATTTCAAAGAGAAAAGTATGTGTCTTTACAAAGGTTTAA
- the LOC109766176 gene encoding uncharacterized protein isoform X9: MEVNNTNVPKGVIKDQWITLVSNWMTPKAQRLKDPEKKYPHRAVLYMHTHKHKSDKKMNEQVVDLKKRIAANPNLVDTSRGKTAWKGDVLNAVLGPDKPGHVHGLGLVPNPNQVFDVSTSRHFQNIHLSSLEDTSNEDLLAVRLKMEKLEKRVENQDAKILELKGKTKNSEGQLQGSLDQISKSRDVPSIAKTISKRKVCVFTKV, encoded by the exons ATGGAAGTGAATAACACCAATGTTCCAAAGGGTGTGATTAAGGATCAGTGGATTACTCTGGTCAGTAATTGGATGACCCCAAAGGCACAG AGACTAAAGGATCCGGAAAAGAAGTACCCACACAGGGCTGTCTTATACATGCATACACATAAGCACAAAAGCGACAAGAAAATGAATGAACAAGTG GTTGATTTGAAGAAACGTATAGCGGCGAATCCAAATTTAGTAGATACTAGTAGAGGAAAGACAGCATGGAAAGGAGATGTTTTGAATGCAGTACTTGGCCCAGACAAGCCTGGACATGTACATGGCCTCGGACTAGTTCCGAATCCAAATCAAGTCTTTGATGTGTCAACTTCACGCCACTTTCAGAATATACACCTTAGTTCATTGGAGGATACATCGAATGAAGATCTTTTGGCTGTCAGACTTAAGATGGAGAAGTTGGAGAAAAGAGTGGAAAACCAAGATGCCAAAATTCTGGAACTAAAAGGGAAGACAAAAAACTCTGAAGGACAG TTACAGGGTTCTTTGGATCAGATATCTAAATCTCGAGATGTTCCTTCTATTGCTAAGACAATTTCAAAGAGAAAAGTATGTGTCTTTACAAAGGTTTAA